From the genome of Paraburkholderia largidicola:
GCATCGTGAAGATCATCACGAAGCTGGCGCCGATCGGCGCGTTCGGCGCGATGGCGTTCACGATCGGCAAGTACGGCATCGGCTCGCTGGTTCCGATGCTCAAGCTGATCGGTACGTTCTATCTGACGTCGATCGTGTTCGTGGTCGTCGTGCTCGGCATCATTGCGCGCATGGTCGGCTTCAACATCCTGCGCTTCGTCGCGTACATCAAGGAAGAAATGCTGATCGTGCTGGGCACGAGCTCGTCGGAAGCCGCACTGCCGCAACTGATGCTGAAGCTCGAAAAGCTCGGCTGCTCGCGCTCGGTGGTGGGCCTCGTCGTGCCGACGGGTTACTCGTTCAATCTCGATGGCACGAACATCTACATGACGATGGCCGTGCTCTTCATCGCGCAGGCAACCAACACCGACCTCTCGTGGGGCCAGCAGTTGACGCTGCTCGCGGTGACGATGCTGACGTCGAAGGGCGCAAGCGGCGTGACGGGCGCAGGCTTCATCACGCTCGCAGCGACGCTCGCCGTCGTGCCGACCATTCCGCTGTCGGGCATGGTGCTGATTCTCGGTATCGACCGCTTCATGAGCGAATGCCGCGCGCTGACGAACATCGTCGGCAACGGCGTGGCGACGATCGTCGTGTCGGCATGGGAAAAGGAACTGGACCGGGCGAAGCTGCGCAGCGAGATGCGCCGCGATGTGTCGGTCAGCGAAGCGGCTGAGGTCTGAGCCATGAAAGCGGCGCCGCGGCAACACGGCGCGGCGCCGCATGTAACGCAGGCGCCGTCCGCGCAGACACAAGCGCGTGCGGCAGCCGAAGCGCTCGACGAGTTCGACGCGTTCGGCGATGAGGAGCGATATGCCACAATAGGCGATCCTCATCGAACGACTCCCGCCATCGTGACGCGCCGCCTGTTGATCCTGTTCGCGCTCGTCGCCGGGCTCGTGGCGGCCTGCGGACTCACGTGGACCATCACGTGGCAGCACGGCATCGATACGCTGCGGCGCAATGC
Proteins encoded in this window:
- a CDS encoding dicarboxylate/amino acid:cation symporter, with the translated sequence MKKPFYKVLYVQVIVAIIIGIALGHFYPALATDMKPLGDGFIKLIKMVIGPIIFCTVVTGIAGMEDMKKVGRVGGKALLYFEIVSTFALVLGLAATHLLKPGVGFNIDPATLDGKAVASYAAKAHGQTTVDFFMHIIPDTLSSAFAQGEILQILLIALLFGAVLATAGDKGKPVVNFIESLSHILFGIVKIITKLAPIGAFGAMAFTIGKYGIGSLVPMLKLIGTFYLTSIVFVVVVLGIIARMVGFNILRFVAYIKEEMLIVLGTSSSEAALPQLMLKLEKLGCSRSVVGLVVPTGYSFNLDGTNIYMTMAVLFIAQATNTDLSWGQQLTLLAVTMLTSKGASGVTGAGFITLAATLAVVPTIPLSGMVLILGIDRFMSECRALTNIVGNGVATIVVSAWEKELDRAKLRSEMRRDVSVSEAAEV